One part of the Mya arenaria isolate MELC-2E11 chromosome 3, ASM2691426v1 genome encodes these proteins:
- the LOC128226963 gene encoding transmembrane protein 272-like produces MPALKVDTVVCMDEGRRLVRAKGIHDDGEDYTAFMYQVREAGKEASNVFDLSCRLADIMCSSLCVTVFVGVSMAIPLTMFSIGVKYWEDCPKDARVPVYLIVGGCCGLVKLIATLWRNVQTRRHHRLIDEPDVEGAFTNPTFRTMDTLLLLFLISWQVAGTIWTFNIWRPRFEPLLHEPSNWCDRTVYMFAVYQLSSTYAATSVFMFLLLLLTCCQKCQSY; encoded by the exons ATGCCTGCGCTGAAAGTGGATACGGTTGTG TGTATGGATGAGGGACGGCGGCTCGTACGGGCGAAAGGCATTCACGATGACGGGGAAGACTACACCGCCTTCATGTATCAGGTCAGGGAGGCCGGAAAGGAGGCCAGTAACGTCTTTGACCTCAGCTGCCGACTTGCGGACATTATGTGCAGCTCAC TTTGTGTGACGGTGTTTGTTGGCGTTTCCATGGCAATACCTCTAACAATGTTCTCAATAG GTGTGAAATACTGGGAAGACTGTCCAAAGGATGCACGGGTGCCTGTCTATCTAATCGTGGGAGGTTGTTGCGGGCTTGTCAAGCTAATAGCAACTCTCTGGCGGAACGTACAGACACGGCGGCATCACCGCCTTATAGACGAACCAGACGTGGAGGGGGCCTTTACTAACCCAACTTTCCGAACCATGGACACATTATTACTGTTGTTTCTCATTAGTTGGCAGGTGGCTGGAACGATATGGACGTTCAATATTTGGCGGCCTCGCTTTGAACCACTCTTACACGAGCCTAGTAACTGGTGTGATAGAACCGTGTACATGTTCGCAGTTTATCAGTTGAGTTCCACTTATGCTGCTACTTCTGTGTTCATGTTCCTACTTCTTTTACTGACATGTTGTCAAAAGTGTCAATCATATTAA